From the Streptomyces sp. KMM 9044 genome, one window contains:
- a CDS encoding NUDIX domain-containing protein: protein MRLTGQKSTNPPASPGGHVDPGETSLAAAARELAEETGVHVTTDSLRPIGVWDAPDRDPRGRYVTVAYAAVVPAGTQIVAGDDARTARWWPLDHLPERLAFDHADVLRAATAS from the coding sequence CTGCGACTCACCGGCCAGAAATCGACGAACCCGCCTGCTTCGCCCGGCGGGCACGTCGACCCCGGCGAGACGAGCCTCGCGGCCGCGGCCCGAGAGCTCGCTGAGGAGACCGGCGTCCACGTCACCACCGACAGCCTGCGCCCGATCGGCGTCTGGGACGCGCCCGACCGCGACCCGCGCGGCCGGTACGTCACCGTCGCGTACGCGGCCGTCGTCCCGGCCGGCACCCAGATCGTCGCCGGAGACGACGCCCGCACCGCCCGCTGGTGGCCCCTGGACCACCTGCCGGAGCGCCTGGCGTTCGACCACGCCGACGTCCTCCGTGCAGCCACGGCCTCCTGA
- a CDS encoding IS3 family transposase → MRAEEVRAGFERARVAALEELAGVVGRVRACAALGVSRATYYRHHRRSPAPVRPRAERRPHPRSLSAAEREEVLDVLHSEEFADMAPGEIYAVLLDRGTYLCSESTMYRLLRGHGEVRERRRQATHPPRKKPELVAEGPNRVWSWDISKLKGPVKGSYYCLYTIVDIYSRYTVGWMLAGHENKELAEQFLSSSIAKYTIGEGQLTIHSDRGSPMVAENVAQMMSNLGVTKSHSRPKTSNDNPFSESQYKTLKYRHNYPDRFGCIEDARAWCEDFFDWYNLAPRHSGIGMHTPFDVHFGLADQLREMRADVLASVYDRHPERFVRKAPEPPKLPGTVWINKPTDPRHPDAEIPAQG, encoded by the coding sequence GTGCGGGCCGAGGAGGTGCGGGCCGGTTTCGAGCGGGCCAGGGTTGCGGCGTTGGAGGAGCTGGCAGGTGTGGTCGGCCGGGTGCGGGCATGTGCCGCGCTCGGGGTGAGTCGGGCGACGTACTACCGGCATCATCGCCGGTCCCCGGCGCCGGTGCGGCCGCGTGCCGAGCGTCGGCCGCACCCGCGTTCGCTGTCGGCGGCCGAGCGGGAGGAGGTGCTTGACGTGCTGCACAGTGAGGAGTTCGCGGACATGGCGCCCGGCGAGATCTACGCGGTCCTGCTGGACAGGGGCACCTATCTGTGCTCGGAGTCGACGATGTACCGGCTGCTGCGCGGGCACGGCGAGGTCCGCGAACGGCGCCGGCAGGCAACCCACCCGCCGCGCAAGAAACCGGAGTTGGTCGCCGAGGGCCCGAACAGGGTCTGGTCGTGGGACATATCGAAGCTGAAGGGTCCGGTCAAGGGCAGCTACTACTGCCTCTACACGATCGTGGACATCTACAGCCGCTACACGGTGGGCTGGATGCTCGCCGGTCACGAGAACAAGGAGCTGGCCGAGCAGTTCCTGTCCTCCAGCATCGCCAAGTACACCATCGGAGAAGGGCAGTTGACGATCCACTCCGACCGCGGCTCGCCCATGGTCGCCGAGAACGTCGCACAGATGATGTCCAACCTCGGCGTCACCAAGTCGCACTCGCGCCCGAAAACCTCGAACGACAATCCCTTCAGCGAGAGCCAGTACAAAACCCTCAAATACCGCCATAACTATCCGGACCGGTTCGGGTGCATCGAGGACGCCCGCGCCTGGTGCGAAGACTTCTTCGACTGGTACAACCTGGCGCCCCGACACTCGGGGATCGGCATGCACACGCCTTTCGACGTCCACTTCGGTCTCGCCGACCAGCTCCGCGAGATGCGTGCCGACGTCCTGGCCTCCGTCTACGACCGGCACCCCGAACGCTTCGTCCGCAAGGCCCCCGAACCCCCGAAACTCCCCGGCACCGTCTGGATCAACAAGCCGACCGACCCGCGTCACCCCGACGCAGAGATCCCAGCTCAGGGATAG